A single Staphylococcus muscae DNA region contains:
- a CDS encoding GNAT family N-acetyltransferase has product MTVYIETARLRLRSWESSDLVPLQQLNAHRQARQFFPSILSYQRTEQLFDVIRTFLDTHHIGLFAVELKATKEWIGMVGLNYLSDKQNYPFRNLPFYEIGWRLVPDVWNNGIATEAARAVLNYAKDQGIQELYAIAAEQNHASIRVMEKIGMYRYDKFEFRQFGLDHPLKRQVRYHIDLTRKNDAST; this is encoded by the coding sequence ATGACAGTCTATATAGAAACAGCAAGGTTACGATTGCGTAGTTGGGAATCCTCAGATTTAGTACCGTTACAACAATTGAATGCACATCGTCAAGCTCGTCAGTTTTTCCCGAGTATCTTAAGCTATCAAAGAACGGAGCAATTATTTGATGTGATTCGTACGTTTTTAGATACACATCATATTGGTCTGTTTGCCGTAGAATTAAAAGCGACTAAAGAATGGATTGGTATGGTAGGGCTGAACTACTTATCTGATAAGCAGAATTATCCATTTCGTAATTTACCTTTTTATGAAATTGGTTGGCGACTTGTGCCTGACGTATGGAATAATGGCATTGCGACAGAAGCAGCGAGAGCGGTGTTAAACTATGCAAAAGATCAAGGGATACAAGAACTATATGCCATTGCAGCAGAACAAAACCATGCCTCTATCCGTGTAATGGAAAAAATAGGCATGTATCGTTATGACAAGTTTGAATTTCGACAATTTGGCTTAGATCATCCACTCAAACGGCAAGTACGCTATCATATTGACTTAACACGTAAGAACGACGCGTCCACTTAA
- a CDS encoding TIGR00730 family Rossman fold protein yields the protein MKRIAVYCGASKGNQPEYVESAYELGKYFAEHDIELVFGAGSIGIMGAIQDGVLDHGGTAIGVMPKMLDEREITSQRLSKLILVDSMHERKQKMAELADAFVMAPGGAGSLEEFFEVYCWAQIGLHQKPIGVYNIKQFYNPLHQLITHMIQEGFIDAKYENLARLYETPEALLTGLNEAKPISTRTYN from the coding sequence ATTAAAAGAATTGCCGTATATTGTGGGGCGAGTAAAGGAAATCAACCTGAATATGTTGAATCCGCTTATGAACTTGGCAAATATTTTGCAGAACACGATATCGAACTCGTATTTGGTGCGGGTTCTATTGGCATTATGGGGGCCATCCAAGATGGTGTTTTAGATCATGGCGGCACAGCGATTGGTGTAATGCCGAAAATGCTGGATGAACGAGAGATTACGAGCCAACGATTATCTAAACTCATACTCGTTGATTCTATGCACGAACGCAAACAAAAAATGGCGGAATTAGCAGATGCTTTTGTGATGGCTCCGGGTGGTGCAGGATCTCTTGAAGAGTTTTTCGAAGTATACTGTTGGGCGCAAATTGGGCTTCATCAAAAACCTATTGGTGTTTACAATATTAAACAGTTTTACAATCCACTACATCAATTAATTACACATATGATTCAAGAAGGTTTTATCGATGCTAAATACGAAAATCTTGCACGATTATATGAGACGCCTGAAGCACTATTAACTGGATTAAATGAAGCAAAACCTATTTCAACACGTACTTATAACTAA
- a CDS encoding YaiI/YqxD family protein: MQITRILVDGDACPVIDTIVQLSERAGVSVFIFRSYDHFSYQVYPPHVQVKYMDGGRDAVDFALLREVSSTDIVVTQDYGLASLALNKAAYLLHHTGYQYTAEHMDELLAQRYHHQQLRQQTKRHHKGPKPFTQAQHQAFKQNLMHILRQSHSFK; encoded by the coding sequence ATGCAAATCACACGTATACTCGTTGATGGAGATGCCTGCCCTGTGATTGACACAATTGTTCAATTATCAGAACGTGCAGGTGTCTCTGTTTTCATATTTCGCAGTTACGATCACTTTTCATATCAAGTGTATCCACCACACGTCCAAGTGAAATATATGGATGGTGGACGTGATGCTGTTGACTTTGCACTTTTACGTGAAGTTAGCTCAACTGACATTGTTGTGACACAAGATTATGGTTTAGCAAGTTTAGCTCTAAATAAAGCAGCTTATCTTTTACATCATACAGGCTATCAATATACTGCTGAACACATGGATGAACTTCTAGCACAGCGCTATCATCATCAACAGCTACGACAACAAACAAAGCGTCATCATAAGGGACCAAAACCTTTTACTCAAGCACAACATCAAGCATTTAAACAAAATTTAATGCATATTCTCCGACAATCACATTCATTTAAATAA
- a CDS encoding undecaprenyl-diphosphate phosphatase, which yields MLFFELIKALILGIVEGLTEFAPVSSTGHMILVDDMWLKSTEFLGSESAFTFKIVIQLGSVFAAAWIFRHKYLEMFHIGKYAPTHQAGLRSKPKRLKLTHILVGMIPAGVLGLLFDDLIEKYLFSLPTVLIGLFLGAVYMIIADRYSRNVRNTVSVDEISYFQAFVIGLSQAVAMWPGFSRSGSTISTGVLMKLDHKSASDFTFIMAVPVMLAASTLSIVKHYDYIDLSHIPFYIIGFLAAFVVGFISIKLFLKLIQNVKLIPFAIYRIVLVVVIAVVYYVIL from the coding sequence ATGCTATTTTTTGAACTGATTAAAGCACTAATACTTGGAATTGTAGAAGGACTCACAGAGTTTGCCCCTGTTTCTTCAACAGGTCATATGATTTTAGTAGACGATATGTGGTTAAAATCAACCGAATTTTTAGGGTCTGAATCAGCCTTTACATTCAAAATCGTCATCCAACTCGGTTCTGTTTTTGCGGCAGCTTGGATCTTCCGCCATAAATACTTGGAAATGTTTCACATTGGGAAATACGCACCGACACACCAAGCAGGTCTTCGTTCAAAGCCAAAACGCTTAAAATTAACACACATTCTTGTCGGGATGATTCCTGCCGGCGTTCTTGGTTTGTTATTTGATGACTTAATCGAAAAGTATCTATTCAGTTTACCAACAGTACTTATTGGACTGTTTTTAGGTGCTGTTTATATGATTATTGCAGATAGATACAGTCGCAATGTGCGCAACACGGTATCTGTTGATGAGATTTCATACTTTCAAGCATTTGTAATTGGTCTCTCACAAGCCGTTGCAATGTGGCCAGGTTTTTCACGCTCTGGTTCTACAATCTCGACAGGGGTACTCATGAAATTAGATCATAAATCTGCATCTGATTTCACATTTATTATGGCCGTACCTGTTATGTTAGCAGCAAGCACATTATCAATTGTGAAACATTATGATTATATTGACTTATCACATATTCCATTCTATATCATCGGCTTTTTAGCAGCATTTGTCGTTGGTTTTATTTCAATCAAGCTCTTCTTGAAATTAATTCAAAATGTGAAGTTAATACCATTTGCCATTTACCGTATCGTACTTGTTGTAGTCATCGCAGTCGTTTACTACGTAATCTTATAA
- a CDS encoding MarR family winged helix-turn-helix transcriptional regulator — MSNYLNLKGQVCFNLYNAQRQVNRYYSNMIFKEHGITYPQYLVLEILWQESPVNVKKIVTDLALDTGTVSPLLKRMENMDLIKRERSEVDQREVFVHLTDKSSAMESQLCDAATFVAKASSLTLDEIQELNILLEKVINGFSEANKNEH, encoded by the coding sequence ATGTCTAACTATCTCAACTTGAAAGGTCAAGTGTGCTTTAACCTTTATAATGCACAACGACAAGTAAATCGATATTACTCGAATATGATTTTTAAAGAACACGGTATCACATACCCACAATATTTAGTACTTGAAATATTATGGCAAGAATCACCTGTAAACGTAAAGAAGATCGTGACAGACCTTGCCCTTGATACTGGTACAGTGTCCCCATTGCTTAAACGCATGGAAAACATGGATTTAATTAAACGTGAGCGTTCTGAAGTAGATCAACGAGAAGTTTTCGTTCATCTCACAGATAAGAGTAGTGCGATGGAATCACAACTCTGTGATGCTGCTACATTTGTAGCGAAAGCATCTTCATTAACACTTGATGAAATCCAAGAATTAAACATTTTGCTCGAAAAAGTGATTAATGGCTTTAGTGAAGCAAACAAAAACGAACACTAA
- a CDS encoding CobW family GTP-binding protein has product MDNKNSNITIVSGFLGSGKTTFLNQYMNKILEENNRVALIVNEFGNFDVDSHILDKTALSVSMLQGCICCDLQDDLVAQLHQLSKQGASHVVIEATGIANPIEMLSACQDPMIAHLYEPPTVITVVDSVRLLNHQHTTEATETLMHDQIRASQRLVLSKVDLLELDAQRAQVIEQVAQIAPHSQIDIALNGTVQETVKERTLSSPVQHESSTHPHAHYEVISYRFTHPVSREQLIQFILNIPDTILRMKGYIQFRDVPNETFLLQYSSGLPSLESVGEVRLPTTVVIIGEKLDKPALKNKLELLQFG; this is encoded by the coding sequence GTGGACAATAAAAATTCAAATATTACGATTGTCAGTGGTTTTCTTGGTAGCGGGAAGACTACTTTCTTAAATCAGTATATGAATAAAATATTAGAAGAAAATAATCGAGTAGCACTCATCGTAAACGAATTTGGCAATTTTGACGTCGATAGCCATATTCTAGATAAAACAGCACTATCAGTTTCAATGCTACAAGGGTGTATTTGTTGTGATTTACAAGATGATCTTGTTGCGCAGTTACATCAACTTTCTAAACAAGGTGCCTCACATGTAGTGATAGAAGCAACAGGTATAGCCAATCCAATAGAGATGTTATCTGCATGTCAAGATCCAATGATTGCACATTTATATGAACCACCAACAGTTATTACAGTAGTAGATAGTGTACGTTTGTTGAATCATCAACACACAACGGAAGCGACAGAGACACTGATGCACGATCAGATTCGAGCTAGTCAACGCTTAGTATTGAGTAAGGTAGACCTACTGGAATTGGATGCACAGCGTGCACAAGTGATAGAACAAGTAGCTCAAATTGCGCCACATAGTCAAATTGATATTGCACTCAATGGTACGGTTCAAGAAACTGTCAAAGAGCGGACACTTTCATCACCAGTACAACATGAATCATCGACACATCCACACGCACATTATGAAGTAATAAGTTATCGCTTCACTCACCCTGTTTCACGAGAACAGTTGATTCAGTTTATTTTAAACATACCTGATACCATTTTGAGAATGAAGGGATATATCCAATTTCGTGATGTACCGAATGAAACGTTTCTATTACAATATTCAAGTGGCTTGCCGTCTTTAGAGAGTGTCGGGGAAGTTCGCTTGCCGACTACCGTTGTTATCATCGGTGAAAAACTAGATAAGCCTGCGCTGAAAAATAAGTTAGAACTGTTACAATTTGGTTAA
- a CDS encoding aldo/keto reductase produces MKKIKINQHVSYSNLIQGFYRADKWQMSTQEMNRFLHELVERGITTMDHADIYGKYTVEKMFGEALALSPELRDQIQLVTKCGIVQPNDIYPDQTAHRYDLSETHIKRSVERSLQQLQVDYIDTLLIHRPSPLMKPCQITDALKSLVDEGKIRAFGVSNFRRSQYELLNDCLKDDRFHIAVNQVEVSPYMLQSFHDGTLDDMYKDKVKIMAWGPFAGGRLFDKDDETAQRVLPVLQRIAKAHDTSVEAIVVAWLTRHPATIMPILGTHRLDRVDAAIAGLDVTLHDQEWFDIYTAAQGYDIP; encoded by the coding sequence ATGAAAAAAATTAAAATTAATCAACATGTTTCATATTCTAACTTAATACAAGGCTTTTATCGTGCAGATAAATGGCAGATGTCCACACAAGAGATGAACCGTTTTCTACATGAACTTGTTGAACGTGGTATCACGACAATGGATCATGCAGATATTTATGGAAAGTATACGGTTGAAAAGATGTTTGGTGAGGCGTTGGCTTTATCACCTGAACTGCGTGATCAAATTCAGTTAGTAACGAAATGTGGAATTGTACAGCCGAATGATATTTATCCAGATCAAACGGCACATCGCTATGACTTGAGCGAGACACATATTAAGCGTTCGGTAGAGAGATCATTGCAACAATTACAAGTGGATTATATAGATACGCTACTGATTCATCGCCCATCTCCGTTGATGAAACCATGTCAAATTACAGATGCACTTAAATCATTAGTGGATGAAGGGAAAATACGTGCGTTTGGTGTTTCTAACTTTAGACGTTCGCAATATGAGTTGTTGAATGACTGTCTTAAAGACGATCGTTTCCATATTGCGGTCAATCAAGTGGAAGTATCTCCGTATATGTTGCAATCATTCCATGATGGGACATTAGATGATATGTATAAAGATAAAGTCAAAATTATGGCGTGGGGCCCATTTGCTGGAGGGCGTTTGTTTGATAAAGACGATGAGACGGCACAGCGAGTGTTACCTGTATTGCAACGTATTGCGAAAGCACATGATACATCAGTAGAAGCAATTGTTGTAGCATGGTTAACAAGACATCCTGCAACGATTATGCCGATATTAGGTACACATCGTTTAGATCGTGTGGATGCAGCGATTGCAGGATTAGATGTAACACTCCATGATCAAGAATGGTTTGACATCTATACAGCAGCTCAAGGATATGATATACCATAA
- the mdh gene encoding malate dehydrogenase has translation MKRKKVSIIGSGHTGATLAFIIATQGIADVLIVDREKNEQPMKGKALDILQSGPILGFDTKVSSTVDYADTKDSDIVVITAGVPRRPGMSRDDLVQTNEEIMVEVTEKIVRYSPNCTIIVLTNPVDAMTYTVYKASGFPSERVIGQSGVLDTARFSTFIAEALDVAVKDVTGLVLGGHGDTMVPLVRHSQVNGVPLTELMPQEDIDAIVERTRNGGAEIVKLLGDGSAYYAPSAAIYEMIEAILFDKKRLIPAIAYCTGQFELDDLYIGVPTILGANGVERIVELSLNEEERAELAQSAASVEKVKRTLRQK, from the coding sequence ATGAAACGTAAAAAAGTATCGATTATCGGCTCTGGCCATACAGGAGCAACTTTGGCATTTATTATTGCAACACAGGGAATTGCTGATGTGCTAATTGTTGACCGTGAGAAGAACGAGCAACCAATGAAGGGGAAGGCGCTGGATATTTTACAGAGTGGACCGATTCTTGGATTTGACACGAAAGTCTCATCCACTGTTGATTATGCCGATACAAAAGATTCGGATATTGTTGTGATTACAGCCGGTGTACCACGACGTCCAGGGATGAGTCGAGATGATCTTGTTCAAACGAATGAAGAAATTATGGTAGAAGTGACAGAGAAAATTGTCCGTTATTCGCCTAACTGTACGATTATTGTTTTAACAAATCCAGTTGATGCGATGACGTATACAGTATATAAAGCGTCAGGCTTCCCTAGTGAACGTGTTATCGGACAATCAGGTGTTTTAGATACAGCACGATTCAGTACGTTCATTGCTGAAGCGTTAGATGTTGCAGTCAAAGACGTTACAGGTCTCGTACTCGGTGGACATGGTGACACGATGGTTCCGCTTGTGCGTCATAGTCAAGTGAATGGTGTCCCGTTGACAGAGTTGATGCCACAAGAAGATATTGATGCGATTGTTGAGCGTACGCGTAATGGTGGTGCAGAAATTGTAAAACTTCTCGGTGATGGTTCAGCATACTACGCACCATCAGCAGCTATTTACGAGATGATTGAAGCAATATTATTTGATAAGAAGCGCTTAATTCCAGCTATTGCCTATTGTACAGGTCAGTTTGAGTTGGATGACTTGTACATTGGTGTACCAACGATTCTAGGAGCAAATGGTGTAGAACGTATTGTTGAACTATCATTGAATGAAGAAGAACGTGCAGAACTCGCACAATCTGCAGCATCTGTTGAAAAGGTAAAAAGGACATTACGTCAAAAGTAA
- a CDS encoding CPBP family intramembrane glutamic endopeptidase, with product MFHTSSKVAWRDLSAFVIYILGQITLPFMILTVFTQLNISIPEPIMLMFGIILTSLMVILFLIVSHRQQFRSKLAIQLKNLRQHFKLIVFTYVGYLLSNAIFMTIMTQFPTQWQFKDTGNQNSLMIFFEQPIWLPFVFLGIVILTPMTEELLFRHVLIGELGKKFGVGFMSILSVVSFALLHMQTAHSPLEIIPYLLLGAMFTITYVKSNGNIVVAMVTHMMNNGIAFIAILQQMT from the coding sequence ATGTTTCATACATCATCAAAAGTCGCCTGGCGTGATCTAAGCGCATTTGTGATTTACATTTTAGGTCAAATCACTCTGCCTTTCATGATATTAACTGTATTTACACAATTAAATATTAGTATTCCTGAACCCATTATGTTAATGTTTGGTATCATATTGACTTCACTTATGGTCATTCTGTTTTTAATCGTATCACATCGTCAGCAATTTCGTTCCAAGCTTGCAATTCAGCTCAAAAATTTACGTCAGCATTTCAAATTAATTGTATTTACCTATGTTGGATATCTACTGTCTAATGCTATTTTTATGACCATCATGACACAATTCCCCACTCAATGGCAGTTTAAAGATACAGGCAATCAAAATAGCTTGATGATCTTTTTCGAACAACCTATATGGCTACCTTTTGTGTTTCTCGGTATCGTCATACTTACTCCGATGACAGAAGAACTGTTATTTCGACACGTTTTAATTGGAGAACTCGGCAAGAAGTTCGGTGTCGGCTTTATGAGTATTCTATCCGTTGTATCTTTTGCGCTATTACATATGCAAACTGCACATTCTCCACTCGAAATCATTCCTTACCTTTTACTCGGCGCAATGTTCACCATCACTTATGTGAAAAGTAACGGAAACATCGTTGTTGCAATGGTAACCCATATGATGAATAATGGTATTGCATTCATTGCCATTTTACAACAGATGACTTAA
- the norA gene encoding multidrug efflux MFS transporter NorA, with translation MKKQFIILYMNIFLVFLGIGLVIPVLPVYLKDLGLTGADLGVMVAAFALAQMVISPFGGAMADKLGKKLIICIGLILFSISEFLFAVSHTFSLLLVSRVLGGFSAGMIMPGVTGLIADLSPMQDKARNFGYMSAIISAGFILGPGAGGFLAEISHRMPFYFAGALGVLAFFGTVIFVQSPKHETTQGFASFEKPELEKIQVKQFITPAILTLILAFGLSAFETLFPLYTADKIDFQPADISIAITGGGIFGAIFQVFLFDKMIRYLNELTLIVYSLIYSAFILGLLIFAHSYWHVMLICFIVFIGFDLIRPALTNYFSNIAGNRQGFAGGLNSTFTSMGNFIGPLIAGSLYDVNIEYPLLMSILFMLMGCIVIMIEKVIRKRYIS, from the coding sequence ATGAAGAAACAATTTATTATTTTATACATGAATATTTTCTTAGTGTTTCTTGGGATTGGTCTTGTCATCCCTGTACTGCCCGTCTATTTAAAAGATTTAGGTTTAACAGGGGCAGATCTTGGTGTGATGGTTGCTGCATTTGCACTTGCACAGATGGTTATTTCCCCGTTTGGCGGTGCAATGGCAGATAAGCTTGGCAAGAAACTGATTATTTGTATCGGGCTCATTTTATTCAGTATTTCAGAATTTTTATTTGCGGTAAGTCATACATTTTCTTTACTACTTGTTTCTCGCGTACTTGGTGGTTTCAGTGCGGGCATGATTATGCCTGGTGTAACTGGACTGATTGCTGATTTATCACCGATGCAAGATAAGGCAAGAAACTTCGGCTATATGTCAGCAATCATTTCTGCGGGCTTCATTCTTGGACCGGGAGCTGGTGGTTTTCTAGCAGAGATTTCACATCGTATGCCATTCTATTTTGCAGGGGCACTTGGCGTCTTGGCCTTTTTCGGGACGGTTATCTTTGTTCAGTCACCAAAACATGAAACAACTCAAGGATTTGCATCTTTTGAAAAACCAGAACTTGAAAAAATACAGGTTAAACAATTCATTACGCCGGCTATTTTAACGTTAATCCTTGCATTTGGTTTGTCCGCATTTGAGACATTATTTCCACTTTACACAGCAGATAAGATAGATTTTCAACCAGCAGATATCTCAATTGCGATAACAGGTGGCGGTATTTTCGGTGCAATTTTCCAAGTGTTTTTATTCGATAAGATGATTCGTTATTTAAATGAACTCACGCTCATCGTTTATTCTCTCATTTATTCTGCATTCATTTTAGGTTTATTAATTTTTGCACATTCATATTGGCATGTTATGCTCATTTGTTTCATTGTATTTATCGGTTTCGACTTGATTCGACCAGCATTGACGAATTACTTTTCCAATATCGCAGGAAATCGACAAGGGTTTGCAGGTGGTTTAAACTCAACGTTTACGAGTATGGGGAACTTTATAGGGCCACTGATTGCAGGGAGTTTATATGATGTAAATATTGAATATCCTTTACTCATGTCGATATTGTTTATGTTAATGGGATGCATTGTCATTATGATTGAGAAAGTTATTAGAAAACGCTATATTTCATAA
- a CDS encoding CDP-glycerol glycerophosphotransferase family protein, translated as MRIKILGYNIFQKGGTSRSNLNLVQALVAEGYEVTYVNYISFQQHHLQSLKASDGNALAGVKVTAFRGIQSLLDTDLLIFTRESFFNMAREVKHCDARIRILGEVHGPLAYISNQTDLALEAIDVIRVSTQQIAEEFKQRYDYPYVFPMYVNTSHISWKVEPYVANKNLFMKVRFEDEVKGVSYALKLMRYAVHTRGEKALHLYLHGYGPSHSLYEKLIDYYELHEHVHINEKEPAHYIYLSASPYETLGYSILESVATGHRALIYPGKDNVLHDIYADYHAIDFIEKDLSTDFDVMMTAFSQGYSSLHQQEDQQRYASQFSNEGYGEQLVQQVMQLAKLHTIDVSDIAKPKITSKQQFWLRQCRGFLSKLKRKVSLPQKIRNNVWTQRTVRVALLAENRLKNYRQQIVRQDAIFIESFHGKNFSGDPKYIALALQRQYPNVTIFVSAQNELVEMEIRSYGMVPIRFGSRAYIRAFNQCRYVIINGNLWDKLTKQKDQQVIQTWHGFPLKRMVNDLMNPEERQRQAERFKPNMLKWDILLTVSRLYERYVTSAFDLNVHPSLRVFPYGAPRNSYLIRHRQDDKEREAVQEKYLFNKDDKKRYILFCPTWRKETRSSVSELDLVSLLERLPSHYEIIVKLHPNEGDLYQTYRAMHERIHCFDNALVDIQELYLLADILMTDYSSAMFDYAHLQRPILVLDEDTVSYGQEVGFYFDVTQLTSIHHVKPDVEKVTDIIQQIETVDHHTLIEQFMTYDTETSDDVVAKAIWQL; from the coding sequence ATGCGCATCAAAATACTAGGGTACAATATCTTTCAAAAAGGTGGAACGTCACGAAGCAATTTAAACCTTGTGCAAGCATTAGTAGCGGAAGGTTATGAAGTGACTTATGTGAACTATATCAGTTTTCAGCAACACCATTTACAAAGCCTAAAAGCATCGGACGGTAATGCCTTGGCAGGGGTAAAAGTTACTGCCTTCCGTGGTATCCAATCATTGCTTGATACTGATTTGCTAATTTTCACGAGGGAAAGCTTTTTCAATATGGCACGTGAAGTGAAGCATTGTGATGCACGTATTCGAATTCTCGGAGAAGTGCATGGCCCGCTTGCTTATATATCCAATCAAACGGATCTTGCATTAGAAGCAATCGATGTGATCCGTGTCAGTACGCAACAAATCGCTGAAGAATTTAAGCAACGATATGATTATCCTTATGTTTTTCCAATGTATGTGAATACATCGCATATTTCATGGAAAGTGGAACCTTATGTTGCGAACAAAAATTTATTTATGAAAGTGCGCTTTGAAGATGAGGTTAAAGGGGTATCATATGCGTTGAAATTGATGCGTTATGCTGTTCATACACGAGGTGAAAAAGCGTTACATCTCTATTTGCATGGATATGGCCCTTCGCATTCTTTATATGAAAAGCTCATTGACTATTATGAACTACATGAGCACGTCCATATCAATGAAAAAGAACCCGCGCATTATATTTATTTGTCTGCATCACCATATGAAACTCTCGGTTATTCTATTCTAGAATCAGTAGCCACAGGTCATAGAGCATTGATTTATCCTGGAAAAGATAACGTGTTGCATGATATATATGCAGATTATCATGCGATTGACTTTATTGAAAAAGATTTATCAACTGATTTTGATGTGATGATGACTGCCTTTAGTCAAGGATATTCGTCATTGCACCAACAAGAAGATCAGCAAAGATATGCATCACAATTTTCAAATGAAGGTTACGGTGAACAGCTCGTCCAACAAGTGATGCAACTCGCGAAATTGCATACGATTGATGTATCAGATATCGCCAAACCCAAAATAACGTCAAAACAACAATTTTGGTTGAGACAATGTCGGGGATTTCTGAGCAAGCTTAAGCGTAAAGTATCGCTGCCACAGAAAATACGTAATAATGTTTGGACACAAAGAACAGTGAGAGTAGCTCTATTGGCTGAAAATCGGTTAAAAAATTATCGACAACAAATAGTACGACAAGATGCTATATTTATTGAGTCATTTCATGGAAAAAACTTTTCGGGAGACCCTAAGTATATTGCTTTAGCATTGCAACGACAATATCCTAACGTTACGATTTTTGTGAGCGCACAGAATGAACTTGTAGAAATGGAAATACGTTCATACGGTATGGTGCCTATTCGTTTTGGTTCTAGAGCGTATATTCGAGCATTTAATCAGTGTAGGTATGTGATTATTAACGGAAACTTGTGGGATAAATTAACGAAACAAAAAGATCAACAAGTGATTCAAACATGGCATGGTTTTCCATTAAAACGAATGGTCAATGATTTAATGAACCCAGAAGAACGACAGCGTCAAGCTGAAAGATTTAAACCGAATATGTTGAAGTGGGATATTTTGTTGACTGTGTCTCGTCTATATGAGCGTTATGTTACGTCAGCATTTGATTTGAATGTACATCCATCATTGCGTGTTTTCCCATACGGAGCACCACGCAATAGTTATTTGATTCGTCATCGACAAGATGATAAAGAGCGTGAAGCGGTGCAAGAGAAATATTTATTTAACAAAGACGATAAGAAGCGATACATTCTATTTTGCCCAACATGGCGTAAAGAAACACGGAGTAGTGTATCCGAGTTAGATTTGGTGTCATTGTTAGAGAGATTACCATCTCATTATGAAATAATTGTCAAACTGCATCCAAATGAAGGAGATCTCTATCAAACATATCGAGCGATGCATGAACGTATTCATTGTTTTGACAATGCTTTAGTAGATATTCAAGAGTTATATTTGTTAGCAGATATTCTGATGACGGACTATTCTTCTGCGATGTTTGATTACGCACATTTACAACGTCCAATCTTAGTTTTAGATGAAGATACAGTCTCATATGGACAAGAAGTAGGATTTTATTTTGATGTCACTCAATTGACGTCTATACACCATGTGAAACCAGATGTGGAAAAAGTGACAGACATAATTCAACAAATAGAAACGGTAGATCATCATACATTGATTGAACAATTTATGACTTATGATACTGAGACATCGGATGACGTCGTAGCAAAAGCAATTTGGCAACTTTGA
- the ybaK gene encoding Cys-tRNA(Pro) deacylase — MKVKKTNAMRRLDRAKIDYEMRTFEVDAEHIEGSEVAERIGAKEAQVFKTLVLTNGKRDYFVFVIPVSGHLDMKAAAASVHEKKLNLMPLDDLKKVTGYIRGGCSPIGMKTKFPTVIDASIKHIDQVFVSAGQRGVQMGVAPDDLIHAAEAQVAAVAVTE, encoded by the coding sequence ATGAAAGTGAAAAAAACAAATGCAATGCGACGATTAGATCGTGCAAAAATAGATTATGAAATGCGGACATTCGAAGTGGATGCAGAACATATTGAAGGTTCGGAAGTGGCAGAACGCATCGGTGCCAAGGAAGCACAAGTATTTAAAACGCTCGTACTCACAAACGGTAAGCGAGATTATTTTGTGTTTGTCATTCCAGTTTCGGGGCATCTTGATATGAAGGCAGCGGCAGCAAGTGTCCATGAGAAGAAACTAAACTTAATGCCGCTTGATGATTTGAAAAAAGTAACGGGATACATTCGAGGTGGATGTTCACCAATTGGCATGAAAACCAAGTTCCCAACCGTTATCGACGCATCGATTAAGCACATTGATCAAGTTTTTGTCAGTGCTGGTCAACGTGGCGTGCAAATGGGTGTTGCACCGGATGATTTAATTCATGCAGCAGAAGCACAAGTGGCGGCAGTTGCAGTAACAGAATAA